The DNA window GTAGAAAACATCTCCAGCCAGCTGGCAGCTTCCATGTACCAATCCCATTTGTCCATCCAGCAGTGGCAGCAAGTGCTAACGGAAACCATCGAACTTTTTTCGCGCTATACGGAAAATTTGAGCTACTTGGAATTTTTGGGCCGGAGCATTCACAGCCACGTCAAAAATTATCAAAAACGCTTGCGGAAAATTTCCGAACTCGATAGCGATGCCCATTTAGAATGCTTGCACGAATTTAGCGACTTGGCGATGGAAAATTACAGCTCTCAATTAGATATGGAGCGGAGCAATTTAACATTAGGAATTAATTTGTTGGAGAATATTATCCGTACCATTCAAGGTAGAATTGAAATTCATAAAGTAGCTTTCGATCGCCATTTGCAAACAACAGCGATTGTGGTGGGGGCTGGGTTTGCTGTTTCGCAAATCACCTCGGCCGCCTTGCTAGCCCGCCAAGAAGAACCGCCTCCCCCAGCTCACTACTGGCATACAGGAGCACTTTGGGTTAGCTTGAGTACGGGAGCGATCGCGGCAGTGTTGGCATGGTCGATCGTGCATCTGTTTCGTCGTTCGTGAAAGGAGACGCTAGTAAAATTTTTAACGAACGTAAGATTGAAAGTTTGTATACAGATGGTGCCTGTTCGGGCAACCCCGGTCCGGGAGGCTGGGGTGTGGTTATCTATTTTGACGACGGTACCGTTCACGAAATGGGGGGTCGCGAAGAGGAAACCACCAACAATCGTATGGAGTTGGTTTCGGCAATTTCAGCCTTGAAATTTTGGCGTTGGTGGGGACAAGAAAAATCCGTAGTTCTGTATACCGATAGCGAATACGTTCTCAAAGGAATTACCCAGTGGATTGACGGTTGGAAAAAACGCAATTGGAAAAATGCCAGTGGCAAGTCGGTCAGCAACCAACAATTGTGGCAGGAACTGGATCGTTTAAATCAACCGCAAATTCGATGGCAGCACGTACGCGGTCATTCCGGCAATCGAGGCAACGAACGCTGCGATGCGATCGCTCGTGCTTTTTCATTAGGAGAAAGTCCCGCCATGAAAGAGCTATTTCCTTCTTCTACCATTGAATAAAGCTGGGCAGCACAAAATTGTTCGTTACAAACGTATAGTTTCCTTTACAATCGATTACGATCGCAGTGGGAATGGTCTAAATCGCGATGGGAGCAACCAGCATGATCGAGTCAACCGTATCTTCTAGCCCCAGTACCGACGGTTCCGGGGAAAGAACCCTATCGGATCAAACGCGCGTGATGCACTTGCGTCACCTGATGGAAACCCTACGCATGGCTGACGAAATTGCCAACTGCGGTTACTTAATTACAAGTTCCGAACTAGCCGACCTTATGGATGTTAACGCCTCCGCCGTCACCAGTCGTGGCGATACTTGGTCCTGGCGAAATTGGGTAGTTTCGCGGGTACGCCGGGAAGGCAACCAAATTTTGTGGCAGTTGGAACGAGTCGATTGAGATTGGGTGGCGGCATCTATGGCACTGGCTGCGGGACCCTACCTACCCGTAGCTTCTGCCACGCCATTGTTTGGGTTGACGACTGGCGGAGAGGGCAATGCGCACCCAAGCCAGGGGATCGGCCAAGGGAGACAACCAAAACAGACACGCCGAGCGAGCAGCAGACAAATCGTAAGCACTTGCAATTCCTACCTGCAACCCCCAACGCACCGCCAATAAAAATCCATTCAAGGCGGTTGCCGCCAAAATAGTGGGCGTTTGGTAGCCTGCCTGCCACAGCACCCATCCAGCGATCGCAAGTAACAGGGGTAGTCCCTGAACCGCCAGCAAAAAAGCCACATCGGACCAAGTTTGTAAGGGACTAGATGCATCCTTCAAATCCAGCGATCGCCCCCACTCCCGCCAAGTTTCCCGCGCCCCTTCGTACATGCGCACCTTCAGCACCTGGGTGCCATCGAGAAACCCAACTTTGTATCCCGCCATCGCAGCCTGGCGCGCTAGGGTCACGTCATCGCAAAAAGACCCCTTCGCCCTAATGTAGCCCCCCAACTTCGCCAAAACCTCCCGGCGACAGAGGAAACACTGGCCGTTGGCCATCACCCG is part of the Geitlerinema sp. PCC 9228 genome and encodes:
- the rnhA gene encoding ribonuclease HI, whose amino-acid sequence is MKGDASKIFNERKIESLYTDGACSGNPGPGGWGVVIYFDDGTVHEMGGREEETTNNRMELVSAISALKFWRWWGQEKSVVLYTDSEYVLKGITQWIDGWKKRNWKNASGKSVSNQQLWQELDRLNQPQIRWQHVRGHSGNRGNERCDAIARAFSLGESPAMKELFPSSTIE